Part of the Aggregatilinea lenta genome, CGGGCGGAGCAAGCTCCGCTCCTACGAAAGGCCGTTTTTACCTTGGAAATGGTTAACGTAATGCGAATGGGTTAGAAACCCGCCCCTACACCACCTGCCGCCTTGGACACCAGGGCTACGGTTTCGCTGTTGGCTAATCTTAACGGCAACGCGCTGCGCTACAGGATATAGCCCTGCGCCAGCCCGACCAGGATCAGCATCACCAGCAGGATCACCCCGGCCACGCCCAGCGACACGTACAGCACCGCCGCACGACCGGCCCGCCAGGCTGCACCGGGCGTGCTGTCAAAGCCCACCAGCGCCCACCAGCCGACGACGTACAGCACCACGCCGACCGCGATCGCGATCAGCGCCGGTGTTGTGCCGGGGTCGGAAATGTCGCGCAGCAGCGCGCGATCGACGATCACCGAGACCAGCGCGGTCAGGGTCAGCGTCACCACCAGACTCAACACAATGCGCGCCGTCCGGGGCAGCCGGTCCAGACGCATCGCCCACAGTTCGATCCGAGAATATGAAGTCATCCTGTCTGCTCGCGACATCGATCCTCCTCGCGCTTGCCCCCGCACTTCAGTCAGGATTTCCCCCTAATCGGGGTTGTACGTATTGATCATGCCCGTTGCGGCCCGCTCGAAGTAGGCCAGCATCGCGCCCCGCGCCGGATCGGCAATCTCCGCCTCATCCAGCGCGGCTTGCATATGCTGCATCCACACGTCGCGCGCCGCCTGATCAATCCTAAACGGAAGATGTCGCGCGCGCAAGCGCGGGTGTCCGCGCTCGTCGGAGTACGTCGCCGGACCACCGAACAACTGGATCAGGAACAGGCGCAGCCGCCGGGCCGCCGCGTCAAGCTCGTCGTCGGGATACATCGGGCGCAGCACGGGGTCCGTCGCCACGCGGCGGTAAAAGCCGTCGATCAGGCGCTCGAACGCCTCCGGCCCAATCTGCTCGTACACGCTCAAATCCGAGTCACTCATACCCTATCCACTTCCACAACTGAGAATCGTTGGCAAAACCAGAGGGCTATTATACTATCTCAGGGGTAACTCAGTGATACTATCTCAGCAGGCGACCGGCACCGCGCGCCAGGATTCACCTGGGATTCACGCTATCCGCCCGCACCACAAACAGGACCAAGATGCCACTCGCTGACGCTCTTGCTCGCTTGATCGTCGCCATTTTCGGGATCAGCCTCAGCCTCGGCGCGGGCTTTTCGGCGGTGCGGACGTTCGTGCTGCCGCGCAGCACCAACGATCCCATTATGCGCTTCGTGTTCGTCCACCTGTACGGCGTCTTCTACACGCTGGAGCGGCGCATCACGTCTTATGAGTGGCGCGACCGCATCGCGGCGATGTACGCGCCAATCGGCCTGCTGCTGCTCCCGGCTATCT contains:
- a CDS encoding globin; the protein is MSDSDLSVYEQIGPEAFERLIDGFYRRVATDPVLRPMYPDDELDAAARRLRLFLIQLFGGPATYSDERGHPRLRARHLPFRIDQAARDVWMQHMQAALDEAEIADPARGAMLAYFERAATGMINTYNPD